In Myxococcales bacterium, the DNA window TCCGAACATCCCGAGGCTCGCCTCGCAGACGTGGAACGTGACGCCGAGCTCCTTGGCCATGGCGATGAGCTCCGGCAGGCCCGGCTGACCCAGCTTTTTCATGCGGCGCCGAACCATGGCGGTACCCACGCCTCCGAAATTGAAGCGAGACATCGGGATCGCGCCGGCTCCCCGCGGCAAGAACAGGCCGAGCACACGCTCGATCAAGCTTCGCTCGCGCTGGGCGCCCGCCCGCAACGCTCCGACCGCCCAGAAGCTGAAGAACACATCCACCTCCATGCCCATCGAGGCCGAGCCGGTCGCCAGGTTCATGGCGGCCAGGAGGGGGTCGAGCTCACCGCTGAACGCCACCAGCGAGAGCCGATTCGAGCACTCGCGCTCGGCCTGTTTCAACGCCGCAAGCTCGTTTTCCAAACAGGTAATGCGGTCGAGGACGACTTGAGGCGTGAGCGCCGGCGCCGGAACCATCGCGGTCATGCGCCCCACAACGGCACGGCGGCACTGTGCTTAAGAAAAATTGCTCCATTCAGGCTCAGCGCGCGGAACGGCCCAGCCCAACCGGGCCGCCGGGATCCGGGAACCCCGCGAAAACACGCCGATATCGCCGCTCGCCGGCTTGCTCGATTCGCGGTAGAAAGCGCCCCCGTGCCGAAATTTACTTGGGACGTCGATCCGATCCTTGCCCACCTCGGGCCCATCTCCCTACGCTGGTACAGCCTGCTATTCGTGGCGGTGTTCCTGGGCGGT includes these proteins:
- a CDS encoding DsrE/DsrF/DrsH-like family protein; this encodes MTAMVPAPALTPQVVLDRITCLENELAALKQAERECSNRLSLVAFSGELDPLLAAMNLATGSASMGMEVDVFFSFWAVGALRAGAQRERSLIERVLGLFLPRGAGAIPMSRFNFGGVGTAMVRRRMKKLGQPGLPELIAMAKELGVTFHVCEASLGMFGMTMADLADYPGLAACGVAGFMERASRSRTTLFI